One part of the Luteibacter yeojuensis genome encodes these proteins:
- a CDS encoding sulfatase-like hydrolase/transferase: MRKLTWRFIVAALVFLTLSRLGLSLWQWTRVHDAGGLWPILLGGWRIDLSLVAMIAAWPALLSPWLGHRAWPTRIAAWWLRFWWLAFVLLEVSTPQFIIEYDTRPNRLYFEYLTSPNEVLAMLWHGYKLVVAGALVVLAVIGWIGFRLLPTRRPDPVPVRGWMRPVATVLAFVVLFLAGRGTLQHRPLNAAQVAFTNDAMVNTLPLNSLYNVLNAAIALGNERSASAVYGKMPENEMQAIVRRTAGFDGAPLDPTYPSLHRQQATRQGAKPLNLVIILEESLGAQFVGSLGGAGYTPELDKLSNEGWWLTRTYATGTRSARGLEAVTTGFLPTPAEAVLKLPRSQRDFFTLGALLDTFGYHTRFLYGGEAHFDNMRSFFFGNGFDEVVDRATFKTKPTFVGSWGASDEDMFKELHQRLLDDGDKPTLTVAFSVSNHTPWEYPAGRIQAEGDPASNANAVRYADWSIGQFFAKARQSPYWDHTVFLIVADHDARVFGASLVPVRHFHIPALILGAGVPVKKDDHIVSQVDLAPTLLSLIGISSEHPMLGADLTQHYPDRAIMQYGDNYGYLRNDTLVVLRPNQPPAQYRYAVDGEKLTPEAVDPQLEKVVLAHALWPSWAYGKQRYRLPQTAETAKSD; encoded by the coding sequence GTGCGCAAGCTTACCTGGCGTTTCATCGTTGCCGCCCTCGTCTTCCTGACCCTGTCCCGCCTCGGCCTGTCGCTCTGGCAGTGGACGCGTGTCCACGACGCGGGCGGATTGTGGCCTATCCTCCTCGGCGGCTGGCGCATCGACCTCTCGCTGGTCGCCATGATCGCGGCGTGGCCGGCCCTGCTGTCGCCCTGGCTGGGGCACCGCGCATGGCCCACACGCATAGCCGCCTGGTGGCTGCGCTTCTGGTGGCTGGCGTTCGTGCTGCTGGAAGTGTCCACGCCGCAGTTCATCATCGAATACGACACGCGCCCGAACCGCCTGTACTTCGAGTACCTCACCAGCCCGAACGAAGTGCTGGCGATGCTCTGGCATGGTTACAAACTGGTCGTCGCCGGCGCGCTCGTCGTGCTCGCGGTCATCGGCTGGATCGGGTTCCGCCTCTTGCCCACGCGCCGGCCCGATCCGGTGCCCGTCCGCGGCTGGATGCGCCCGGTCGCGACGGTGCTGGCCTTCGTCGTGCTCTTCCTCGCCGGACGCGGCACCTTGCAGCATCGCCCATTGAATGCCGCGCAGGTCGCGTTCACCAACGACGCGATGGTGAACACGCTGCCGCTCAACTCGCTGTACAACGTGCTCAACGCGGCCATCGCGCTCGGTAACGAACGCTCGGCGTCGGCCGTCTACGGCAAGATGCCGGAAAACGAAATGCAGGCCATCGTGCGGCGCACGGCGGGTTTCGACGGCGCGCCGCTGGACCCGACGTATCCCAGCCTTCATCGCCAGCAGGCGACACGCCAGGGCGCAAAGCCGCTCAACCTCGTCATCATCCTCGAGGAAAGCCTCGGCGCCCAGTTCGTCGGCAGCCTCGGCGGTGCCGGCTACACGCCCGAACTCGACAAGCTGTCGAACGAGGGGTGGTGGCTGACCCGTACCTACGCGACCGGCACGCGCAGCGCGCGCGGCCTGGAAGCGGTCACCACCGGTTTCCTGCCCACGCCGGCCGAGGCGGTGCTGAAACTGCCGCGCAGCCAGCGCGATTTCTTCACGCTCGGTGCACTGCTCGATACCTTCGGTTACCACACCCGCTTCCTCTACGGCGGCGAGGCGCATTTCGACAACATGCGCTCGTTCTTCTTCGGCAACGGTTTCGACGAAGTGGTGGATCGCGCCACCTTCAAGACGAAGCCGACGTTCGTCGGATCGTGGGGTGCATCCGACGAGGACATGTTCAAGGAGCTGCACCAGCGCCTGCTCGACGACGGCGACAAGCCGACGCTGACCGTCGCGTTCTCCGTCTCCAACCATACGCCGTGGGAATATCCTGCCGGCCGCATCCAGGCCGAAGGCGATCCGGCAAGCAACGCGAACGCGGTGCGCTACGCCGATTGGTCGATCGGGCAGTTCTTCGCCAAGGCGAGGCAGTCGCCCTACTGGGACCACACGGTGTTCCTCATCGTGGCCGATCACGACGCGCGCGTGTTCGGTGCCAGCCTCGTGCCGGTGCGTCACTTCCACATCCCCGCATTGATCCTCGGTGCGGGCGTGCCGGTGAAGAAGGACGACCACATCGTCAGCCAGGTGGACCTCGCGCCGACGCTGCTGTCGTTGATCGGCATCAGCAGCGAACATCCGATGCTCGGTGCGGACCTCACGCAGCATTACCCGGATCGCGCCATCATGCAGTACGGCGACAACTACGGTTACCTGCGCAACGACACGCTCGTCGTGTTGCGCCCGAACCAGCCGCCCGCGCAGTACCGCTATGCGGTGGACGGCGAAAAGCTCACCCCGGAAGCCGTGGACCCGCAACTGGAAAAAGTGGTGCTGGCGCACGCGCTGTGGCCGAGCTGGGCTTATGGCAAGCAGCGCTATCGGCTGCCGCAGACGGCAGAGACGGCAAAAAGCGACTGA
- a CDS encoding DUF535 family protein: MQPRYPHSAPFEEIPLGWAQSRQERGPLALVVDHARRRAALRRSMPVPERRLAYLLRTLTAFRRQAQWLGFVGASRAMRAAAESNPRVYERWQSHYISRSFDMATRARLIEAHYRFVAREFPERISARLLRGHDVRLATLPLGGGEMAYLHARAPEHECTGELGLYLLNGEKEVISSCAITFGGDDGLLVGAMRGSWAYLGRGAIARFTRSSGGLRPRDLLLSVVRALAAHYGIERVRGVAQEAHPLDRRAGVTAAAYDRFWRRHGGVAGADGCYDIPLSAESSAPAQRDVFREEACAVALKTLGKAM; this comes from the coding sequence ATGCAGCCCCGTTACCCCCACAGCGCGCCCTTCGAGGAGATTCCCCTCGGTTGGGCCCAGAGCCGCCAGGAACGCGGCCCCCTCGCCCTCGTGGTCGACCACGCGCGGCGCCGCGCCGCCCTCCGCCGGTCGATGCCCGTACCCGAGCGGCGGCTGGCCTACCTGCTGCGTACCCTTACCGCCTTCCGGCGCCAGGCCCAGTGGCTCGGTTTCGTGGGAGCGTCCCGGGCCATGCGTGCGGCCGCGGAGTCCAACCCCCGGGTCTACGAGCGCTGGCAGTCGCACTACATCTCGCGGTCGTTCGACATGGCGACCCGGGCGCGGCTGATCGAGGCGCACTACCGCTTCGTGGCGCGCGAGTTTCCCGAACGGATCAGTGCGCGCCTGCTGAGGGGCCACGACGTGCGGCTGGCCACGCTGCCGCTCGGCGGCGGCGAGATGGCCTACCTGCACGCGCGCGCGCCGGAACACGAGTGCACGGGCGAGTTGGGCCTGTACCTGCTGAACGGCGAGAAGGAAGTGATCTCGTCCTGCGCGATCACCTTCGGTGGCGACGATGGCCTGCTCGTGGGGGCGATGCGCGGTTCGTGGGCCTATCTGGGTCGCGGCGCGATCGCCCGCTTCACCCGGTCCAGCGGCGGGCTGCGTCCGCGCGACCTGCTGCTGTCCGTGGTGCGTGCGTTGGCCGCCCACTACGGCATCGAGCGCGTGCGTGGCGTGGCCCAGGAAGCACATCCGCTGGATCGCCGGGCGGGCGTCACTGCCGCCGCGTACGACCGCTTCTGGCGCCGCCACGGCGGAGTGGCCGGTGCCGATGGCTGCTACGACATTCCGCTGAGCGCCGAGTCGAGCGCCCCTGCCCAGCGTGACGTTTTTCGCGAAGAGGCCTGCGCGGTGGCACTGAAGACCTTGGGCAAAGCAATGTAG
- a CDS encoding ArnT family glycosyltransferase yields the protein MLSTDDRSLRREFGWFMLIALAVLAAGIGMRDPWPPDEPRFALVARQMLESGQWLFPHRGMELYSDKPPMLMWTEAFWMWITGGWRGAFLLTSLFSGLGTLALVWHLGRRLWNGRVGLVAATLVLATMQFVDVIKHAQIDPLNLFWITLGNAGILLHCLRGPNWRLYWLGCFAAGLGVITKGVGVIALLMLLPYVAMRARQWPGVTVTRGDGWRWAGGALAFLLAIALWLVPMLATAYGLRTPEFMAYVHDILFRQTAERYANSWQHEEKPWFFLLVILRLWIPTWLLIPFVVPGWREALRMRDPRVWMPLMWCVLVLAFFSIPSGKRAIYILPALPMLALAMAPYVAGLLKARWLQAAAFWIAIACATVFGGAGAWALAKAPKAAQRIAEGYEMAGHGQPLWWCVIAVGVGFLVSALAFRPRRGVAALLGGMALGWIIWPVGTYPMLNDNQSARGLMEKADIAIGPDGQLGLVLWREEQMYQARRPVAEFGFARDAAAQLHDARAWQQADPAHRWLLVNEEAFDDCVVTDKVMRLGVANRVRFALLPADASRQGCVPASTR from the coding sequence ATGCTCTCCACCGACGATCGATCCCTTCGCCGCGAGTTCGGCTGGTTCATGCTGATCGCCCTGGCGGTGCTGGCGGCCGGCATCGGCATGCGCGACCCGTGGCCACCGGACGAGCCGCGGTTCGCCCTGGTCGCGCGGCAGATGCTCGAATCCGGCCAATGGCTGTTCCCGCACCGCGGCATGGAGCTCTACTCCGACAAGCCGCCCATGCTGATGTGGACGGAAGCGTTCTGGATGTGGATCACCGGTGGCTGGCGCGGCGCCTTCCTGCTCACCTCGCTGTTTTCCGGCCTCGGCACGCTGGCGCTGGTGTGGCACCTTGGCCGCCGCCTGTGGAACGGGCGGGTGGGGCTCGTCGCCGCGACCCTGGTGCTGGCGACGATGCAGTTCGTCGACGTGATCAAGCACGCCCAGATCGACCCCCTCAACCTGTTCTGGATCACGCTCGGCAACGCCGGCATCCTGCTGCATTGCCTGCGCGGGCCGAACTGGCGTCTGTACTGGCTGGGTTGCTTCGCGGCCGGCCTCGGCGTCATCACCAAGGGCGTGGGCGTGATCGCCCTGCTGATGCTGCTGCCTTACGTCGCGATGCGCGCGCGGCAATGGCCGGGCGTCACCGTCACCCGCGGCGACGGCTGGCGCTGGGCGGGTGGTGCGCTGGCCTTCCTCCTCGCCATCGCGCTCTGGCTGGTGCCGATGCTGGCGACCGCGTATGGCCTCCGGACCCCGGAATTCATGGCCTACGTGCATGACATCCTGTTCCGCCAGACCGCCGAGCGTTACGCGAACTCGTGGCAGCACGAGGAAAAGCCCTGGTTCTTCCTGCTGGTGATCCTGCGCCTGTGGATACCCACCTGGCTGCTGATCCCGTTCGTCGTGCCGGGCTGGCGCGAGGCGCTGCGCATGCGCGATCCGCGCGTGTGGATGCCGCTGATGTGGTGCGTGCTCGTGCTGGCGTTCTTCTCCATTCCCAGCGGCAAGCGCGCGATCTACATCCTGCCGGCCCTGCCCATGCTGGCGCTGGCGATGGCGCCATACGTCGCCGGCCTGCTGAAGGCGCGCTGGCTCCAGGCGGCGGCGTTCTGGATCGCCATCGCCTGCGCCACGGTGTTCGGCGGTGCGGGCGCCTGGGCACTGGCCAAGGCGCCGAAGGCGGCGCAGCGTATCGCCGAAGGCTACGAGATGGCAGGCCACGGCCAGCCACTGTGGTGGTGCGTGATCGCCGTGGGCGTCGGCTTCCTGGTTTCCGCGCTGGCCTTCCGCCCGCGCCGCGGCGTGGCCGCGCTGCTCGGTGGCATGGCGCTCGGCTGGATCATCTGGCCCGTGGGCACCTATCCCATGCTCAACGACAACCAGTCGGCGCGTGGCCTGATGGAAAAGGCGGATATCGCGATCGGGCCCGATGGCCAGCTGGGCCTCGTCCTCTGGCGGGAGGAACAGATGTACCAGGCACGCCGCCCGGTGGCCGAGTTCGGTTTCGCCCGCGACGCGGCGGCACAGCTGCATGACGCCCGCGCATGGCAGCAGGCCGACCCCGCCCACCGCTGGCTGCTGGTGAACGAGGAAGCGTTCGATGACTGTGTCGTCACCGACAAGGTGATGAGGCTCGGCGTGGCGAACCGCGTGCGCTTCGCGCTCCTGCCGGCGGACGCCTCCAGGCAGGGGTGTGTTCCCGCGTCGACGCGCTGA
- a CDS encoding FecR family protein yields the protein MTTTFPLERQIEHTAADWWARLRDPGLPEPALLQWSEWLEADPRHADAFERASALAEAAAAMDTASRRDFVNRFAPRRIVRRVPPRFALALAAGVALVVLGAGLFLAVRPGSSGAPRQYVSERAGHRDIDLPDGSRIELGGATSVTARYGRDERTIDLEAGEAFFRVAHAPRPFIVNAGPLRIRDLGTAFNVRRTGDRVTVAVTEGRVRVSPLAAQGDAATVELGAGREVSFDPETQAMRILDVDPATATAWRGHRLEFVNEPLSSVVENVNRYSSRPLRLADPALGRLTFTGTVQVDTIDSWVAALPRVFPLRVDTYPDRLELTRQTTTARGTRPR from the coding sequence ATGACCACGACCTTCCCCCTCGAACGGCAGATCGAGCACACCGCCGCCGACTGGTGGGCCCGCCTGCGCGATCCCGGCCTGCCCGAACCCGCCCTCCTCCAGTGGAGCGAGTGGCTGGAAGCCGATCCGCGCCACGCCGACGCCTTCGAGCGCGCATCCGCGCTGGCCGAGGCCGCCGCGGCCATGGACACCGCCAGCCGCCGCGACTTCGTCAACCGTTTCGCTCCCCGGCGCATCGTCCGTCGCGTGCCGCCACGATTCGCCCTGGCACTGGCCGCCGGCGTGGCCCTGGTCGTACTCGGTGCGGGACTGTTCCTGGCCGTGCGCCCGGGTTCGTCCGGTGCGCCCAGGCAGTACGTGAGCGAGCGCGCCGGGCATCGCGACATCGATCTGCCGGACGGCTCCCGTATCGAACTGGGCGGCGCCACTTCGGTGACCGCGCGCTACGGCCGCGACGAGCGCACGATCGACCTGGAGGCAGGCGAGGCCTTCTTCCGGGTCGCCCACGCGCCGCGTCCGTTCATCGTGAACGCGGGCCCGTTGCGGATCCGCGATCTCGGCACCGCTTTCAACGTGCGCCGCACGGGCGACCGCGTGACCGTGGCGGTCACCGAAGGCCGGGTACGCGTGTCACCGCTGGCGGCCCAGGGCGACGCGGCGACCGTCGAGCTCGGGGCCGGGCGCGAAGTCTCGTTCGACCCCGAGACGCAGGCCATGCGCATCCTCGACGTGGATCCGGCCACGGCCACGGCCTGGCGCGGCCATCGGCTGGAATTCGTCAACGAGCCGCTGTCCTCGGTGGTGGAAAACGTGAACCGCTACAGCAGCCGGCCGCTCCGCCTCGCCGACCCCGCCCTGGGTCGGCTGACGTTTACCGGTACGGTCCAGGTCGATACCATCGACAGCTGGGTAGCCGCGCTGCCTCGGGTCTTCCCGTTGCGCGTCGACACCTACCCCGACCGGCTGGAGCTCACACGCCAGACGACCACGGCGCGGGGTACCCGACCGCGCTGA
- a CDS encoding RNA polymerase sigma factor: protein MDPSETGAPSGGARAAQVVALFREHNAALVAFLRARLNSHADAQEVAQEVYLKLLSLGEDTTIDSPRAFLFRAASNLAVDRLRMRNVRAAAPPDPDDDNWHVTPIPEQHASAHEQWRDLRQALDELPAKTSRAFVMHVIDGRDFAAIAREMNLSERMVRYHVGNALAHCRQRRDRAETPR, encoded by the coding sequence ATGGATCCATCCGAGACGGGCGCCCCCTCCGGCGGCGCGCGGGCGGCTCAGGTGGTCGCCCTGTTCCGCGAACACAACGCGGCCCTGGTCGCCTTCCTTCGCGCGCGTCTGAATTCCCATGCCGATGCGCAGGAGGTGGCCCAGGAGGTTTACCTCAAACTGCTCTCCCTCGGCGAGGACACGACGATCGATTCGCCCCGCGCCTTCCTGTTCCGGGCCGCGTCCAACCTGGCCGTGGATCGCCTGCGCATGCGCAACGTGCGGGCCGCGGCCCCGCCGGACCCGGACGACGACAACTGGCACGTCACCCCGATCCCGGAACAGCACGCCTCGGCACACGAGCAGTGGCGGGACCTGCGCCAGGCCCTCGACGAACTGCCGGCGAAAACGAGCCGTGCCTTCGTCATGCACGTGATCGATGGCCGCGACTTCGCCGCCATCGCCCGTGAGATGAATCTCAGCGAGCGCATGGTGCGCTACCACGTCGGCAACGCCCTCGCACATTGCCGCCAACGTCGCGACCGCGCGGAGACCCCCCGATGA
- a CDS encoding SURF1 family protein, translating into MGMDTGNDMKTPRRPRGVFVLGGLALLGAVLFAAFLALGTWQVQRRAWKHDLVARVDARVHAEPVDAPGRGQWPVVSAANDEYRRVKLTGTFLQDRSVRVRASTELGMGSWLMTPLRQRNGDVVLVNRGFVSSTWCGGKATCTPGPSGETTISGLLRISEPKGAFLQANEPANDRWYSRDVAAIAAAKGLASVAPYFVDADAASSPGRGEGNDGPVGGLTVIAFPDNHLMYAITWYGLALLTLLGAWIVWRDERRKRQPEATHRR; encoded by the coding sequence GTGGGCATGGATACCGGCAACGACATGAAGACGCCGCGCCGCCCGCGCGGCGTCTTCGTTCTGGGCGGCCTCGCCTTGCTGGGCGCGGTCCTGTTCGCCGCCTTCCTTGCGCTCGGCACGTGGCAGGTGCAGCGGAGGGCGTGGAAGCACGACCTGGTCGCGCGGGTCGACGCGCGCGTGCATGCGGAGCCGGTGGACGCGCCGGGCCGGGGCCAGTGGCCGGTGGTCAGCGCGGCCAACGACGAGTACCGCCGGGTGAAGCTTACCGGCACCTTCCTGCAGGACAGGAGCGTTCGCGTTCGCGCCAGTACGGAACTGGGCATGGGCTCGTGGCTGATGACGCCGCTGCGCCAGCGCAACGGCGACGTCGTGCTCGTGAACCGCGGCTTCGTCTCGTCCACCTGGTGCGGCGGCAAAGCCACCTGCACGCCCGGTCCGTCGGGGGAAACGACGATCTCGGGCCTGCTCCGCATCAGCGAGCCGAAGGGGGCGTTCCTGCAAGCGAACGAACCCGCGAACGACCGCTGGTATTCGCGGGACGTGGCGGCCATCGCGGCGGCGAAGGGGTTGGCGTCCGTGGCGCCGTACTTCGTCGATGCCGACGCCGCGTCTTCGCCCGGCCGCGGCGAGGGCAACGACGGCCCGGTGGGCGGCCTCACGGTCATCGCTTTCCCCGACAACCATCTGATGTACGCCATCACCTGGTACGGCCTGGCTCTCCTGACCCTGCTCGGCGCCTGGATCGTCTGGCGGGACGAGCGCCGCAAACGCCAGCCTGAGGCGACCCATCGCCGCTGA
- a CDS encoding YrbL family protein: protein MFRLAEATPIATGHVREVYQHPDDADLLIKVIATGSIEERWNKAPWYRRMARSGPYKDFVREFREYVTGIYVGGYATSPIARVVGLEMTDIGLGQIVEKVRAPDGRLAPTLHDWVKAEGFTAKTQAELDEFYARLLSHNTIAADLHAWNVVYGEDSRGGPRLVMIDGFGEKNIIPHCSMNRAHNASRTRKKYERMLRRTKAEAPTAP from the coding sequence ATGTTCAGACTGGCCGAGGCCACCCCGATCGCCACCGGGCACGTCCGGGAGGTATACCAGCACCCGGACGATGCCGACCTGCTGATCAAGGTGATCGCCACCGGGTCCATCGAAGAGCGCTGGAACAAGGCGCCCTGGTACCGGCGCATGGCGCGCAGCGGCCCTTACAAGGATTTCGTCCGCGAGTTCCGCGAATACGTCACCGGCATCTACGTGGGCGGTTACGCCACGTCGCCCATCGCCCGCGTGGTGGGGCTCGAGATGACCGATATCGGCCTGGGCCAGATCGTGGAGAAGGTTCGCGCGCCGGACGGCCGGCTGGCGCCGACGCTGCACGACTGGGTGAAGGCCGAGGGATTTACCGCGAAGACGCAGGCCGAACTGGACGAGTTCTACGCGCGGCTGCTCTCGCACAACACCATCGCCGCCGACCTGCATGCCTGGAACGTGGTCTACGGCGAGGATTCGCGCGGCGGCCCGCGCCTCGTCATGATCGACGGTTTCGGCGAGAAGAACATCATTCCGCACTGCTCGATGAACCGCGCGCACAACGCGTCGCGTACCAGGAAGAAGTACGAGCGGATGCTGCGGCGGACAAAAGCCGAAGCGCCGACGGCTCCCTAG
- the cyoD gene encoding cytochrome o ubiquinol oxidase subunit IV: MSAHIESHDHHDAHDHHEHDDGHAPVTLKGYMTGFFLAVVLTAIPFWLVMDKVIPNSQTLAVVILTFAAIQIVVHMIYFLHMNTKAEGGWNMLALIFTLVMVVITLTGSIWVMYHMNANMMPGMSHNMTEQQAKNLP; the protein is encoded by the coding sequence GTGAGCGCGCACATCGAATCGCACGACCACCACGACGCGCACGACCACCACGAGCACGACGACGGCCACGCCCCGGTGACCCTGAAGGGTTACATGACGGGCTTCTTCCTCGCGGTGGTGCTGACGGCGATCCCGTTCTGGCTGGTGATGGACAAGGTCATCCCGAACTCGCAGACGCTGGCGGTGGTGATCCTCACCTTCGCCGCGATCCAGATCGTGGTGCACATGATCTACTTCCTGCACATGAACACGAAGGCGGAGGGCGGCTGGAACATGCTGGCGCTCATCTTCACCCTCGTGATGGTCGTGATCACCCTCACCGGTTCCATCTGGGTCATGTACCACATGAACGCGAACATGATGCCGGGCATGTCGCACAACATGACCGAGCAGCAGGCCAAGAACCTGCCTTGA
- a CDS encoding TonB-dependent siderophore receptor, with the protein MLRGRRRVLTGALALALAAPAAGAAEAPGDGPSSPIPFSIAPQPLATALLAWGKQANVQVLTASGSIANWRSGGAHGVLTPNAALDELLEGTDLESEAYDRRTIVVRQKQQPGNATPAPADPDVAFDPGTVVPLATVDVQGLVSDTGFKADSTRTVTRSETRLSDVPQSVTVVTRDVIESQQAVDIGDVARYVAGVQYVDGYGSSPLFLIRGFNAGHGMTDGMPNGIARTEDLPPLIGIERVEVLRGPEAILGDASQNNNFGGSINVVMKRPQAEPVRTLTYSLGEYDGARLGLDLAGAASRSGSLTYRLVAAGQRGEKTPQGYGGGRGAYLAPSLAWQDGSTRIMGGLEYVDNRVPGPDHTVLLGPTLSAATPTLRSRTDPADISRFRTSRAVFEVDHAFDGDWTLHSQGQYVRQRSDGRSLSYLSTGFAGTLDAVARSFRYSGTYWTWQNDLSASFRHGDVTHNLLVGLDLARTHAGDNGGGSVVEDDTADSSDRDAVIVTRPLAYALRSMSDFSAKFGTFVTPVSTTVQNLGGSWQTNAGLYFQDQATIGERWNVLAALRRTSYQLDTRWQDGSPRRVHESRWIPKLGVVYKVSPDVSLYADTSTGFQPDPLLGKDGQPLPVATSRQVEVGGKFDLFDQRARLTAALYRIRVDHSVDLVSPEPPFFATPGPGQTNRGLEVEFAGRVAPGLDVLASLTEARIQNNDDTRPTGAPKHQAAIWASYRFGDGRVKPWGVAAGVLARSRSLGRTSADGQYFGIPGQASVEANVSRYGDNWRVTLGVKNLFARTLYAVNFDETFVPIRQGRVVLLTGVYDF; encoded by the coding sequence ATGCTTCGCGGGCGTCGGCGCGTACTCACCGGCGCGCTCGCGCTGGCCCTCGCGGCCCCCGCCGCGGGTGCGGCCGAGGCACCCGGCGACGGCCCTTCGTCCCCGATCCCGTTTTCCATCGCCCCGCAACCGCTGGCGACCGCCTTGCTCGCCTGGGGCAAGCAGGCGAACGTGCAGGTCCTCACCGCATCCGGATCCATCGCCAACTGGCGGTCCGGCGGTGCGCATGGCGTCCTGACACCGAACGCCGCGCTCGACGAACTGCTCGAGGGCACCGATCTCGAAAGCGAGGCCTACGATCGGCGCACGATCGTGGTCCGGCAGAAGCAGCAGCCCGGCAACGCCACGCCGGCACCCGCCGATCCGGACGTCGCCTTCGATCCGGGCACCGTTGTGCCGCTGGCCACCGTCGACGTACAGGGCCTGGTCTCCGACACCGGCTTCAAGGCCGACAGCACCCGTACCGTCACGCGCAGCGAAACGCGCCTCAGCGACGTGCCGCAATCGGTGACGGTGGTGACCCGCGACGTGATCGAATCGCAGCAGGCGGTCGATATCGGCGACGTGGCGCGCTACGTCGCCGGCGTCCAGTACGTGGACGGCTACGGCAGCTCGCCGCTGTTCCTCATCCGCGGCTTCAATGCCGGCCACGGCATGACCGACGGCATGCCCAACGGGATCGCGCGCACCGAAGACCTCCCGCCGCTCATCGGCATCGAGCGCGTGGAGGTCCTGCGCGGGCCCGAGGCGATCCTCGGCGACGCGTCGCAGAACAACAATTTCGGCGGTTCGATCAACGTGGTGATGAAGCGCCCGCAGGCGGAGCCCGTGCGTACCCTCACCTATTCGCTCGGCGAATACGACGGCGCGCGACTGGGCCTCGACCTGGCGGGTGCCGCCTCGCGGAGCGGCTCGCTCACATACCGTCTCGTCGCCGCCGGGCAGCGCGGCGAAAAGACACCGCAGGGTTACGGCGGCGGCCGGGGCGCCTACCTCGCACCCTCGCTGGCATGGCAGGACGGCAGCACGCGCATCATGGGCGGGCTGGAGTACGTGGACAACCGCGTGCCGGGTCCGGATCACACGGTACTGCTCGGACCCACACTGTCGGCCGCCACGCCCACGCTGCGCTCGCGCACCGATCCCGCCGACATTTCCCGCTTCCGGACCAGCCGCGCCGTGTTCGAGGTGGATCATGCGTTCGATGGCGACTGGACCCTGCACAGCCAGGGCCAGTACGTGCGCCAGCGCAGCGACGGGCGCAGCCTGTCCTACCTCTCCACGGGATTCGCCGGAACGCTGGACGCCGTCGCGCGCAGCTTCCGTTATTCGGGCACCTACTGGACGTGGCAGAACGACCTCAGTGCCAGCTTCCGCCACGGCGACGTGACGCATAACCTGCTGGTGGGCCTCGATCTCGCACGCACCCATGCGGGCGACAACGGCGGCGGCAGCGTCGTGGAAGACGATACGGCGGATTCGTCGGACCGCGACGCGGTGATCGTGACGCGGCCGCTCGCTTACGCCCTGCGCAGCATGAGCGATTTCTCGGCGAAGTTCGGCACATTCGTCACCCCGGTCAGCACGACGGTGCAGAACCTGGGCGGCTCGTGGCAGACCAACGCGGGCTTGTACTTCCAGGACCAGGCGACGATCGGGGAGCGCTGGAACGTCCTCGCCGCGCTCCGCCGGACCAGCTACCAGCTGGACACCCGCTGGCAGGACGGTTCGCCGCGGCGCGTGCACGAGTCGCGTTGGATCCCGAAGCTGGGCGTGGTCTACAAGGTGTCGCCGGACGTCTCCCTGTACGCGGACACGTCGACGGGCTTCCAACCCGATCCCCTCCTCGGCAAGGACGGCCAGCCGCTGCCCGTCGCCACCTCGCGGCAGGTGGAGGTCGGCGGCAAGTTCGACCTGTTCGACCAACGCGCGCGGCTTACCGCGGCGCTGTACCGCATCCGCGTCGACCACAGCGTGGACCTGGTGTCGCCGGAGCCGCCATTCTTCGCCACGCCGGGGCCGGGACAGACCAACCGTGGCCTCGAGGTCGAATTCGCGGGCCGCGTCGCACCCGGCCTGGATGTGCTGGCGAGCCTCACGGAGGCACGCATCCAGAACAACGACGACACCCGTCCCACCGGCGCACCGAAACACCAGGCCGCCATCTGGGCGAGCTACCGCTTCGGCGACGGTCGGGTGAAACCCTGGGGCGTGGCCGCCGGTGTACTGGCACGCAGCCGCAGCCTCGGCCGTACCAGCGCCGATGGCCAGTACTTCGGGATTCCGGGTCAGGCCAGCGTGGAGGCGAACGTTTCCCGCTACGGCGACAACTGGCGCGTGACGCTCGGCGTGAAGAACCTCTTCGCGCGCACGCTCTACGCGGTGAACTTCGACGAGACCTTCGTGCCGATCCGGCAAGGCCGGGTCGTGCTGCTCACGGGCGTCTACGATTTCTGA